A genome region from Candidatus Gracilibacteria bacterium includes the following:
- the tsaD gene encoding tRNA (adenosine(37)-N6)-threonylcarbamoyltransferase complex transferase subunit TsaD — MKILAFETSCDDTSIALFENEVLICMHTKSQIKIHNLTGGVVPEVASREHANVIFDVLAHVLSEANTELRDIDYIAVTTHPGLVPSLLTGITVASTLSETLQIPILPIDHIQAHIFSNFLERKESQISFPLVCLTVSGGHNEVYYMSDMWTRVKLGQTQDDAAGEAFDKVAKMMGLEYPGGPIISNLASQFTQEGKNLFPRVFLEKSAFGFSFSGLKSAVKREVDKRGVLTQDDKIELSFEFQSAVNEVLSYKLIEAAQQKGVSTVMLAGGVSANDDLNQRIQSSSQKLGLKFYAPVKKLYCMDNAAMIGILAYYKIKYGEFEHHIGSVEVGKW, encoded by the coding sequence ATGAAAATCTTAGCATTTGAGACATCATGTGATGATACGAGTATAGCTCTTTTTGAAAACGAGGTGCTTATTTGTATGCACACAAAATCTCAAATAAAAATCCATAATCTCACAGGTTGAGTTGTTCCAGAAGTTGCGAGTCGGGAACATGCAAATGTTATTTTTGACGTACTCGCGCACGTTCTGAGTGAAGCAAATACTGAACTTAGAGATATAGACTATATTGCAGTGACGACGCATCCGGGACTCGTCCCATCACTTCTTACAGGTATTACGGTTGCTTCCACTCTCTCAGAAACCCTTCAGATTCCTATACTTCCCATTGATCACATTCAGGCACATATATTTTCTAATTTTTTAGAGAGAAAAGAATCACAAATTTCTTTTCCACTTGTATGTCTCACGGTTTCTGGCTGACATAACGAAGTGTATTATATGTCAGATATGTGGACACGAGTGAAACTTGGGCAAACCCAAGATGATGCAGCTGGAGAAGCGTTTGATAAAGTAGCGAAAATGATGTGACTTGAATATCCAGGTTGACCTATTATTTCAAATCTCGCATCTCAGTTTACACAAGAATGAAAAAATCTCTTTCCAAGAGTATTTTTAGAAAAATCTGCATTTTGATTTAGTTTTTCAGGTCTGAAAAGTGCAGTAAAACGTGAAGTAGACAAAAGAGGAGTCCTCACGCAAGATGATAAAATAGAATTATCATTCGAATTTCAATCAGCCGTGAACGAAGTACTCAGCTACAAACTCATTGAAGCTGCTCAGCAAAAATGAGTATCTACTGTCATGCTTGCTGGATGAGTCAGCGCAAATGATGATTTGAATCAGAGAATACAATCATCATCTCAAAAATTATGACTAAAATTTTATGCTCCAGTGAAAAAGCTCTATTGTATGGATAATGCTGCGATGATAGGAATACTGGCGTATTACAAAATAAAATACTGAGAATTTGAACATCATATAGGTTCTGTTGAAGTGGGGAAATGGTAA